In a single window of the Methanobacterium alcaliphilum genome:
- a CDS encoding class I SAM-dependent methyltransferase — MKCTVCNNEINNTIFNIKEMMFGYKTVFRYFECHECGCLQLIDVPEDFSKYYAFKDYYSFKNDGIMKKFLKRKWIQYVLFKNSIIGKILSKKFKKSFFDIVALQNISKKTKILDVGCGSGDLIVALDGLGFDNVLGIDPYLEQSSEILKKKNINHLDDADKFDLILFDHSFEHISDQSGTLNKIFNLLSEEGVCLIGMPIKNDYIWDLYGVNWVQIDAPRHVLLHTLKSFKILVEKSGLKICDIIFNSNELLFYGSEQYKQDIPLMDKKSYLINPERSIFSKKDIENFKTQSHKLNQKKSSDQCVFILKRDK, encoded by the coding sequence ATGAAATGTACTGTTTGTAATAATGAAATTAACAACACTATATTCAACATAAAAGAGATGATGTTTGGGTATAAAACTGTTTTCAGATATTTTGAATGTCATGAATGTGGTTGTTTACAATTAATAGATGTTCCTGAAGATTTTAGTAAATATTATGCATTCAAAGATTATTATTCTTTTAAAAATGATGGGATTATGAAAAAATTCCTCAAAAGAAAATGGATCCAATACGTATTATTTAAAAATAGTATAATCGGTAAAATCTTAAGTAAAAAATTTAAAAAAAGTTTTTTTGATATTGTCGCTCTTCAAAATATATCAAAAAAAACAAAAATATTAGATGTTGGTTGTGGATCAGGAGATCTGATTGTAGCATTAGATGGTTTAGGTTTTGATAACGTTTTAGGCATTGATCCCTATCTAGAACAAAGTTCTGAAATACTTAAAAAGAAAAATATAAATCATTTAGACGATGCAGACAAATTTGACTTAATATTATTTGATCATTCATTTGAACACATTTCGGATCAGTCAGGAACATTAAATAAGATTTTTAATTTACTATCCGAAGAAGGAGTTTGTCTTATAGGAATGCCAATAAAAAATGATTATATATGGGATTTATATGGTGTTAATTGGGTTCAGATTGATGCTCCAAGACATGTTCTTTTGCATACCTTAAAAAGTTTTAAAATTTTAGTGGAAAAAAGTGGTCTAAAAATTTGTGATATTATATTCAATTCAAATGAATTATTATTTTATGGTAGCGAACAATATAAACAGGACATACCATTAATGGATAAAAAATCGTATTTAATTAATCCTGAAAGAAGCATATTTTCCAAAAAGGATATAGAAAATTTTAAAACCCAATCCCATAAACTAAATCAAAAAAAATCAAGCGACCAATGCGTATTTATTTTGAAAAGAGATAAGTAA
- the glmS gene encoding glutamine--fructose-6-phosphate transaminase (isomerizing): MCGIVGCILNNDKAAPVLLECVKKLEYRGYDSVGIATPDSEIHIKKDKGMIDEVDAKVGLSDLPGDMGIAHVRWATHGIPTKTNSHPHTDCSGDIAVVHNGIIENYKELKDSLQSEGHIFKSDTDTEVIPHLIEKYMTTGLDLEESVKEALNLIHGSYAIAAISRNEPGKIVGARKESPLIVGKGENEYFLASDAPAILNHTNNIIYLEDGEMVILNKSGVTVKNMLGEIIEKEVHVITWTPDMAEKSGYDHFMIKEIHEQPEAVKNTLMEAEDIEEIVSQIGDVDKICFVACGTSYHASLIGKYLFESLIGLPTDVILASEFKYSAKAMDEKTLVIIISQSGETADTLKALRMVKEQSKTLAIVNVLGSTATREAEYVLYTRAGPEIGVAATKTYVSQLTCIYMLVAYISKRMDLIDELQNVPQQMTSLLENEGHIKKIAQKYKYASDFFFIGRGFSYPTALEGALKLKEITYIHGEGYAAGELKHGPLALIDDGVPVVAVVPPGETHDKTLSNVEEVRARGGHVIGVGSQEDGDLKSEVEDLIGLDPEINEIISPITYIVPLQLLSYYISVEKGIDPDKPKNLAKCVTVE, translated from the coding sequence ATGTGTGGTATTGTTGGATGTATCTTAAATAACGATAAAGCAGCTCCTGTCCTTTTAGAATGCGTTAAAAAACTAGAATATAGGGGCTATGATTCTGTAGGTATTGCTACTCCTGATTCTGAAATACACATCAAGAAAGATAAAGGGATGATAGATGAAGTCGATGCGAAAGTTGGTCTTTCTGATTTACCCGGAGATATGGGAATTGCTCATGTAAGATGGGCTACACACGGAATACCTACTAAAACTAATTCTCATCCACATACAGATTGTAGCGGCGATATAGCAGTGGTACATAATGGGATAATTGAAAATTACAAAGAATTAAAAGATTCTTTACAATCTGAAGGACACATTTTTAAATCAGACACCGACACAGAGGTAATACCACATTTAATAGAAAAATATATGACTACAGGATTAGATTTAGAAGAATCTGTAAAAGAAGCATTGAATTTAATTCATGGATCATATGCTATTGCAGCAATATCTAGAAATGAACCCGGAAAAATTGTAGGAGCTAGAAAAGAAAGTCCATTGATCGTTGGTAAAGGCGAAAACGAGTATTTTTTAGCATCTGATGCTCCTGCTATACTAAATCACACTAATAACATTATTTATCTCGAAGATGGAGAAATGGTAATTCTGAATAAATCCGGCGTTACTGTAAAAAATATGCTGGGCGAAATAATTGAAAAAGAAGTACATGTCATAACCTGGACCCCAGATATGGCTGAGAAAAGCGGATACGATCATTTCATGATAAAAGAGATTCATGAACAGCCCGAAGCAGTTAAAAATACATTAATGGAAGCAGAAGATATTGAAGAGATCGTCTCACAGATAGGTGATGTGGATAAAATATGTTTTGTAGCATGTGGAACATCTTATCACGCCTCATTAATAGGAAAATATTTATTTGAAAGTTTAATTGGATTGCCAACAGACGTGATTTTAGCTTCTGAGTTTAAATATTCTGCCAAGGCAATGGATGAAAAAACACTGGTTATAATAATCAGTCAATCTGGAGAAACAGCAGACACTCTAAAAGCACTGCGTATGGTTAAAGAACAATCTAAAACATTAGCCATAGTAAATGTGTTAGGTAGTACCGCGACCAGGGAAGCAGAATATGTGTTGTATACTCGTGCTGGTCCTGAAATCGGAGTTGCAGCAACTAAAACATATGTAAGCCAATTAACATGCATATACATGTTGGTAGCATATATAAGTAAAAGGATGGATCTAATAGATGAATTACAGAATGTTCCACAACAAATGACTTCATTGCTTGAGAACGAAGGACATATAAAAAAAATTGCACAAAAATATAAATATGCGTCTGATTTCTTCTTTATTGGTAGAGGATTTTCATATCCTACTGCTTTAGAAGGGGCCTTAAAACTTAAAGAAATCACTTATATCCATGGCGAAGGATATGCAGCAGGAGAATTAAAACACGGCCCACTTGCACTCATAGATGACGGCGTACCAGTAGTCGCAGTTGTTCCTCCAGGTGAGACCCACGATAAAACTTTAAGTAATGTTGAAGAAGTTAGAGCTCGTGGAGGTCACGTTATCGGAGTGGGTTCTCAAGAAGATGGTGATTTAAAATCAGAAGTGGAAGATTTAATTGGATTAGACCCCGAAATTAATGAAATTATCTCACCCATCACCTACATTGTCCCCCTGCAATTATTATCTTATTATATAAGTGTTGAAAAGGGTATTGATCCAGATAAACCCAAGAATCTGGCTAAATGTGTTACTGTTGAATAA
- the purC gene encoding phosphoribosylaminoimidazolesuccinocarboxamide synthase, with protein sequence MSLKLGKLIYTGKAKDVYETENPDRVIVKFRDDITAGDGEKKDILQLKGYYNSLISSKLFEVLEAAGIKTQYIGLLEPGYMLAHKLEMISLEVITRNIAAGSLLRRFPFEERQVFEKPIIQMDYKSDEYKDPMLNDDIAMALGLITAEELNDLREITLKINKTLKDFLETKGIILPDFKIEFGYDCEKNIVLGDEISPDTCRYWDIETWDVLDKDLFRQGDSGVMDAYKKVASMVLDDEDLKKWGLNEI encoded by the coding sequence ATGAGTTTAAAGCTTGGTAAACTAATCTACACTGGTAAAGCAAAGGATGTTTATGAAACTGAGAATCCTGATCGGGTCATCGTAAAATTTAGGGATGATATAACTGCAGGTGATGGTGAAAAGAAGGATATTCTTCAGTTAAAAGGATATTATAATTCATTAATTTCTTCCAAACTATTCGAAGTTTTAGAAGCCGCTGGAATCAAGACTCAGTATATTGGACTATTGGAACCAGGTTATATGCTTGCTCATAAATTGGAAATGATATCTTTAGAGGTAATCACCCGAAATATTGCAGCAGGTAGCCTTTTAAGAAGATTCCCATTTGAAGAAAGACAAGTTTTTGAAAAACCAATCATTCAAATGGACTATAAAAGCGATGAATATAAGGATCCCATGCTTAATGATGATATAGCCATGGCTTTGGGTCTAATTACTGCAGAAGAATTGAATGACCTGCGAGAAATAACTCTTAAAATTAACAAGACCTTGAAGGATTTCTTAGAAACCAAAGGGATTATTTTACCTGATTTTAAGATTGAATTTGGTTATGATTGTGAGAAAAATATAGTTTTAGGTGATGAAATAAGTCCAGATACTTGTAGGTATTGGGATATTGAAACATGGGATGTTCTTGATAAGGATCTCTTCCGTCAAGGAGATTCAGGAGTAATGGATGCCTATAAAAAAGTTGCTTCCATGGTTTTAGATGATGAAGATTTAAAAAAATGGGGCTTAAATGAAATATAA
- the purS gene encoding phosphoribosylformylglycinamidine synthase subunit PurS: MKFNVEVRISLKKGMLNPEASTIQRALALLGYEVQDTDTIDIVKFTMDEENESLVTKEVEDMCQRLLCNPVIHDYEIKIKSSD; this comes from the coding sequence ATGAAATTTAATGTTGAAGTTAGAATTAGTTTAAAAAAAGGGATGCTAAATCCTGAAGCCTCCACTATCCAACGTGCACTAGCCCTTCTGGGTTACGAAGTCCAGGATACAGATACTATTGATATTGTGAAATTCACTATGGATGAAGAAAATGAATCATTGGTTACAAAAGAAGTTGAAGATATGTGTCAAAGGTTACTTTGTAATCCCGTAATTCATGATTATGAGATAAAAATCAAATCCAGTGATTAA
- the purQ gene encoding phosphoribosylformylglycinamidine synthase subunit PurQ, producing MKVGVIRFPGSNCDRDVFHALELAGGEPEYIWWSQNDLSHLDAAVIPGGFSYGDYLRAGAIAAITPVIEGIKSLVKEEKPVLGICNGAQILAEVGLVPGIFTVNQNPKFNCEWVDLNVKTNRTPFTKAYSKNQAIKMPVAHAEGRYYTDNIDLLKDQDQIVLQFKEKNPNGSMEGITGVCDESGLVCAVMPHPERASEDILGSDHGLNFFKGIVKY from the coding sequence ATGAAAGTAGGAGTAATAAGATTCCCTGGATCTAACTGTGATAGGGATGTTTTTCATGCACTGGAATTAGCTGGGGGAGAACCGGAATATATATGGTGGAGCCAGAATGATCTTTCTCATTTAGATGCTGCTGTAATTCCTGGTGGATTTTCTTATGGTGATTATTTAAGAGCAGGAGCTATTGCTGCTATAACGCCTGTTATTGAAGGAATAAAATCCTTGGTAAAAGAAGAAAAACCTGTTTTAGGGATATGTAATGGAGCTCAGATTTTGGCTGAAGTGGGATTAGTACCAGGAATATTTACTGTAAATCAAAATCCTAAATTCAACTGCGAATGGGTTGATTTAAATGTAAAAACTAATAGAACTCCTTTTACCAAAGCATATTCAAAAAATCAGGCAATTAAAATGCCTGTTGCTCATGCTGAAGGAAGGTATTATACAGATAATATAGATTTACTTAAAGATCAAGATCAAATAGTCCTTCAATTTAAAGAAAAAAATCCTAATGGGTCTATGGAGGGCATAACTGGGGTTTGTGATGAAAGTGGCCTGGTTTGTGCAGTAATGCCTCACCCTGAGAGAGCTTCAGAAGATATATTAGGTTCTGATCATGGATTAAACTTTTTTAAGGGGATAGTAAAATACTGA
- the cobA gene encoding uroporphyrinogen-III C-methyltransferase: MVVYLVGAGPGDPELITLKAVKALERAEVVIYDRLANEEILEHAPNAKKIYVGKKAGEHYKTQAEINQILVDEAKKHEIVVRLKGGDPFVFGRGGEEVLALNEEGLNVEFIPGVTSAIGVPTTLGLPVTHRGVATSFTVVTGHEDPTKGEKQVKWDYTADTVIVLMGIGQIEENTREMMKYRDPKTPVCVIESGTTPQEKIITGTLDNISKKDITPPALLVIGKVVDVYKEMKSN, from the coding sequence ATGGTCGTATATCTTGTAGGGGCTGGACCCGGAGACCCTGAGCTAATTACTTTAAAAGCAGTTAAAGCATTAGAAAGAGCAGAAGTAGTCATTTATGATAGGTTGGCAAATGAAGAGATATTAGAACACGCCCCTAATGCAAAAAAGATTTATGTTGGTAAAAAAGCAGGCGAACACTACAAAACTCAAGCTGAAATTAATCAAATACTTGTTGATGAAGCTAAAAAACATGAAATCGTGGTTAGACTGAAAGGTGGTGACCCCTTTGTTTTTGGTAGGGGTGGAGAAGAAGTTTTAGCCTTAAATGAAGAAGGGCTGAATGTTGAGTTTATACCAGGTGTAACTTCTGCAATCGGTGTTCCTACTACTTTAGGGCTCCCTGTTACTCATCGGGGAGTAGCCACATCATTTACAGTTGTCACTGGTCATGAAGACCCGACTAAAGGTGAAAAACAAGTTAAATGGGATTATACTGCGGATACAGTAATCGTTTTAATGGGTATTGGTCAAATTGAAGAAAATACACGCGAAATGATGAAATATCGGGATCCAAAAACACCTGTTTGTGTTATTGAAAGTGGAACAACTCCTCAAGAAAAAATTATCACGGGAACTTTAGACAACATCTCAAAAAAAGACATCACTCCTCCGGCTTTACTAGTAATAGGTAAGGTAGTGGATGTTTATAAAGAAATGAAAAGTAATTAA
- a CDS encoding uroporphyrinogen-III synthase, translating to MPVPKSKKTIAITRPIERSAEAVSIVEFLGGKPLVRPTLELKISHTDSLKDLCHKAADFHWFIFTSPAAVESIFKFCPEIKERINPHCKIAVIGPKTADKIVENGLKVDLLPLEYTAEGLLEKFKSHDLNGKKIGLPRTMAARKVLPDGLEANGADVFIAEAYESIIPHDKSLIHDLIDKILSLNLDAITFTSPLTVKNLFEVAGNEKSKEIIEILTSNKILTASIGPITGKTLEKYGITPIMPPKYTVRDMLQELFNYL from the coding sequence ATGCCAGTCCCAAAATCTAAAAAAACCATTGCTATAACTCGACCCATTGAAAGATCTGCAGAAGCAGTGAGTATTGTGGAGTTTTTAGGAGGAAAACCTCTGGTGAGGCCTACACTGGAACTTAAAATATCTCATACAGATTCTTTGAAGGACCTCTGCCATAAAGCAGCAGATTTTCACTGGTTCATATTCACATCACCTGCAGCAGTAGAATCTATTTTTAAATTTTGCCCTGAGATTAAGGAGAGGATTAATCCTCATTGCAAGATAGCTGTTATTGGACCAAAAACGGCAGATAAAATTGTAGAAAATGGACTAAAAGTTGATTTGCTCCCTTTAGAATATACTGCTGAAGGATTACTAGAAAAATTTAAGTCTCATGATTTGAATGGGAAAAAAATAGGGCTTCCTCGAACTATGGCGGCTCGAAAAGTACTCCCTGATGGTTTGGAAGCGAATGGTGCGGATGTATTTATTGCGGAAGCATATGAATCTATAATTCCTCACGATAAATCATTGATTCATGATTTAATTGATAAAATTTTAAGTCTAAATTTGGATGCAATAACTTTCACCAGTCCTTTGACGGTTAAAAATCTTTTTGAAGTTGCAGGAAATGAAAAAAGCAAAGAAATAATTGAAATATTAACTTCTAATAAAATTTTAACAGCATCAATTGGACCTATTACAGGAAAAACTTTAGAAAAATATGGTATAACTCCTATAATGCCACCTAAATACACAGTTAGGGATATGCTTCAAGAACTATTCAATTATCTTTGA
- a CDS encoding signal recognition particle subunit SRP19/SEC65 family protein produces the protein MWPVYIDSKRSRNEGRKIPKDDAVSAPSLSEISRAARKLNFSPETESSKSYPGLWYESSGRVIVERNEISKKELLLKISNMINGSRKNK, from the coding sequence ATTTGGCCAGTTTATATTGACTCAAAAAGAAGTAGAAATGAAGGGAGAAAAATTCCTAAAGACGATGCAGTTTCAGCACCGAGTTTAAGTGAAATATCCCGAGCTGCGCGTAAACTAAATTTTAGTCCGGAAACTGAAAGCAGTAAATCATATCCTGGTTTGTGGTATGAATCATCAGGTAGGGTAATTGTTGAAAGGAATGAAATCTCTAAAAAAGAACTGCTCTTGAAAATAAGTAATATGATTAATGGTTCTAGAAAAAATAAATAA
- the recJ gene encoding single-stranded-DNA-specific exonuclease RecJ, protein MNKMIPAPMDEALLKAKKMVESSEDIKIYSHIDCDGITAGAILSILLDRIGKEHEIEFIQLDKIDDIKLENELTIFSDLGSGQKIDELSTSLSKILILDHHPSLRNPNFNNSTLQGQFLEINPLFHGIEGSHEISGGGMSYLLARSFGFIDLSWMGVLSAVGDMQNSLTGKLEGLNRLILNESTDLGKIKSMNDLSIYGRQTRPLFVALSYFGDVNLPITNNKTECILLLKSLDIPRKNGKSHRSLCDLNPDEKGRLFSELVRMLSKEVPSRYIKYVPKLVSADAYDFVDEEPYTPLRDASEFSTAVNACSRNKKPDVALNILKGNRSDALDEMEALSKEHRRYLAQKIELIENSDMITPMNNLQYFDGNGIKSEVIGTIAGMVLNYGDWRKPIIGFTPVNDGNNGTKVSLRCSRLLAYDGIHFGHIIRKVAEKVGGSGGGHSVACGAYIPPGKQQKFLEIFDSSLEGLV, encoded by the coding sequence ATGAACAAAATGATACCTGCACCTATGGATGAAGCTTTATTAAAAGCTAAAAAAATGGTTGAATCTTCAGAAGATATAAAAATTTACAGTCACATTGACTGTGATGGGATAACAGCAGGTGCTATTTTATCAATTTTACTAGACCGTATAGGAAAAGAGCACGAAATTGAGTTTATTCAACTGGATAAGATTGATGATATTAAACTGGAAAACGAACTAACCATTTTTTCAGATTTAGGGTCCGGACAAAAGATAGATGAACTTTCTACATCTTTATCAAAAATACTTATTTTAGATCACCACCCTTCTTTGAGAAATCCTAATTTTAATAATTCTACTTTACAAGGACAATTTCTTGAAATAAACCCTCTTTTTCATGGAATTGAAGGATCACATGAAATTTCTGGAGGGGGAATGTCTTATTTATTGGCTAGAAGTTTCGGATTTATAGATTTAAGCTGGATGGGGGTGTTATCTGCTGTTGGTGATATGCAGAATAGTTTAACTGGTAAGTTAGAAGGATTAAATAGGCTTATACTAAACGAAAGCACTGATTTGGGAAAAATAAAGTCTATGAATGATCTCTCTATTTATGGGCGGCAAACACGGCCTCTTTTTGTTGCTTTATCATATTTTGGCGATGTAAATTTACCCATAACTAATAATAAAACTGAATGCATATTACTACTTAAATCACTGGATATTCCTCGCAAAAATGGCAAATCTCACCGTTCACTTTGTGATTTAAATCCTGATGAAAAGGGTCGACTTTTTTCAGAACTGGTTCGTATGTTATCTAAAGAAGTTCCGTCCCGATATATTAAATATGTTCCGAAACTGGTTTCTGCTGATGCATATGATTTTGTTGATGAAGAGCCATATACTCCTTTAAGGGATGCATCAGAATTTTCTACTGCAGTAAATGCATGCAGTAGAAATAAAAAACCAGACGTTGCTTTGAATATATTAAAAGGTAACAGATCTGATGCTCTTGATGAAATGGAGGCATTATCTAAAGAACACCGTAGATACTTGGCTCAAAAAATTGAATTGATAGAAAATAGTGATATGATAACTCCTATGAACAATTTACAATATTTTGACGGCAATGGAATAAAAAGCGAAGTTATTGGAACTATTGCAGGGATGGTATTAAATTATGGTGACTGGAGAAAACCTATAATTGGCTTCACCCCGGTAAATGATGGTAATAATGGAACTAAAGTTTCATTGCGCTGTTCACGTCTTCTTGCTTACGATGGTATTCATTTTGGACATATAATTCGAAAAGTTGCTGAAAAAGTCGGAGGAAGCGGTGGAGGACATTCTGTTGCGTGCGGTGCATATATACCTCCCGGCAAACAGCAAAAATTTTTAGAAATATTTGATAGTTCTTTGGAGGGACTCGTTTAA
- a CDS encoding MarR family transcriptional regulator, translating to MKVLKRKGDLTRFQILGEIARSQPHLRQKDIADKMGITVQAVSENIKGLIDEGFVESGAGRSKYKITKRGIERLKKEAVLLRKYADEVLGVMNSYKSIWPAIANEDLKSGDEVGLFMDGGTLYATKSLYSSKENTSAYAEVLNDALKGEDVALAGLGGTIQLDPGNVVILTLPTIDDGGSRACDVKKVMEIYEKGFDRVGIMGTVSRGLVDKVGIKVDFEFATPQASVAAAKRGLNVLVFAVGKMTNSIIRRLEVEGIHYTLEDVRLT from the coding sequence ATGAAAGTTCTTAAGAGAAAAGGGGATTTAACACGTTTCCAAATTTTAGGTGAAATTGCCCGAAGTCAGCCTCATCTCAGGCAAAAAGACATTGCTGATAAAATGGGAATTACTGTACAAGCTGTATCAGAGAATATTAAAGGATTAATTGATGAAGGGTTTGTAGAATCAGGTGCAGGACGTTCTAAATATAAAATTACTAAAAGAGGTATTGAAAGACTTAAAAAAGAAGCCGTACTTTTAAGAAAATATGCTGATGAAGTATTAGGGGTTATGAATTCTTATAAATCAATATGGCCTGCAATTGCCAATGAAGATTTGAAATCTGGTGATGAAGTAGGTCTTTTTATGGATGGGGGAACTCTTTATGCCACGAAATCTCTTTACTCTTCTAAAGAAAATACCAGTGCTTATGCTGAAGTTTTAAATGATGCCTTAAAAGGTGAAGATGTGGCTTTAGCAGGTTTGGGTGGTACAATTCAGTTAGATCCAGGTAATGTGGTGATACTTACACTACCTACAATTGATGACGGCGGATCTAGAGCTTGTGATGTGAAAAAGGTTATGGAAATTTATGAAAAAGGTTTTGATAGGGTAGGGATAATGGGTACTGTTTCCAGAGGTTTGGTTGATAAAGTAGGAATAAAAGTTGATTTTGAATTTGCTACTCCTCAAGCTTCTGTTGCTGCTGCTAAAAGAGGTTTAAATGTTTTAGTTTTTGCAGTGGGTAAAATGACTAATAGTATAATCCGTCGTTTGGAAGTGGAAGGTATTCATTACACACTAGAGGATGTTCGGCTTACCTAA
- a CDS encoding ACT domain-containing protein, with product MKIKQISIFLENKKGRLWKALNTLAEGGINIRALSIADTSEFGILRLIVPEPDRAKKLLEENNFVVKTKDVVAVELSDQPGGLASVLKMLNDSDINLEYLYAFVHEKKDKAIVLLRTDNLDKLIDVLNQGKATMVPSSEVYAL from the coding sequence ATGAAAATAAAACAAATATCCATTTTTCTTGAAAATAAAAAAGGAAGATTGTGGAAAGCTTTAAATACTTTAGCAGAAGGCGGAATAAATATTAGGGCATTATCTATAGCTGATACGTCCGAATTTGGAATTTTAAGACTAATAGTTCCTGAACCAGATAGGGCAAAGAAGTTATTAGAAGAAAACAACTTTGTGGTTAAAACAAAGGATGTTGTAGCTGTAGAACTATCTGACCAACCAGGCGGACTTGCATCAGTTTTGAAAATGCTAAATGATTCAGATATAAATCTGGAATATTTATATGCATTTGTACATGAGAAAAAAGATAAAGCCATTGTTCTTCTTAGAACAGATAACCTAGATAAATTAATTGATGTTCTAAACCAAGGCAAGGCCACAATGGTGCCCTCATCTGAAGTTTATGCTCTTTAG
- a CDS encoding phenylacetate--CoA ligase family protein: protein MIWNEEVECMSREDLEELQLKKLQDIVHRAYKNVPYYKQKFQEMNLTPEDIQSLEDIKKLPFTTKDDLRQVYPFGMFAVPGKEIIEIHTSSGTTGKPVVSGYTRKDLEIWSEVMARGLTMMGVNEEDIIQNTHGYGLFTGGFGVHYGAQKIGATVIPISTGQTRRQIEIMEDFGTTIMIFTPSYGLYLSEVAEEEGFDAKTSPLKAIGFGAEMWTGEMRNEIEKRFGANAFNIYGLTEIMGPGVAVECQKQQGLHIFEDHFFPEIIDPTTTEKLGEGDTGELVLTTLSRDGMPILRFRTKDITALRYDPCDCGRNLAKMDRITGRSDDMLKVRGVAVFPSQIEKALLKIDGVEPHYQIIVTRPNRLDELEVQVETSEELFSDEIKEMVAIKNKIESYIENEIGLRVHVNLVEPKSLPRSEGKAVRVFDKRDLH, encoded by the coding sequence ATGATCTGGAATGAAGAAGTAGAATGTATGTCTAGAGAAGACTTAGAAGAACTACAATTAAAGAAATTACAGGACATTGTACATAGAGCTTATAAAAATGTTCCTTATTATAAACAAAAGTTTCAGGAAATGAATTTAACACCTGAAGATATTCAATCATTGGAGGATATAAAAAAGCTCCCTTTTACCACAAAAGATGATTTAAGACAAGTATATCCTTTTGGAATGTTCGCCGTGCCTGGAAAAGAAATTATTGAAATACATACATCTTCTGGAACTACTGGAAAACCTGTTGTGTCTGGATATACCCGTAAAGATCTGGAAATTTGGAGTGAAGTTATGGCTCGAGGATTAACCATGATGGGTGTAAATGAAGAGGATATTATTCAAAATACCCATGGTTATGGACTTTTTACAGGCGGTTTTGGTGTACATTATGGTGCTCAAAAGATTGGGGCCACCGTGATTCCTATTTCCACTGGTCAAACTCGACGTCAGATAGAAATTATGGAAGACTTTGGAACAACAATCATGATTTTTACTCCATCATACGGATTATACCTATCTGAAGTTGCAGAGGAGGAAGGTTTTGATGCTAAAACATCCCCACTAAAAGCCATTGGGTTTGGAGCTGAAATGTGGACCGGTGAAATGAGAAATGAAATAGAAAAGCGTTTTGGTGCAAATGCTTTTAATATTTATGGGCTTACTGAAATTATGGGTCCCGGAGTTGCAGTTGAGTGTCAAAAGCAGCAAGGATTACATATATTCGAAGATCATTTCTTCCCTGAGATCATTGATCCAACAACAACAGAAAAACTAGGGGAAGGGGATACAGGAGAACTTGTTTTAACAACATTAAGTCGGGACGGTATGCCCATACTTCGATTCCGAACAAAAGACATAACGGCACTCCGTTATGATCCCTGCGATTGCGGTAGGAACCTGGCGAAAATGGATAGAATCACCGGTCGTTCTGATGATATGTTAAAGGTTAGAGGAGTAGCAGTATTCCCTTCACAGATTGAAAAAGCCCTCTTGAAAATAGATGGTGTAGAGCCACATTATCAAATTATAGTTACTCGGCCAAATAGACTTGATGAGTTAGAAGTGCAAGTTGAAACATCAGAAGAACTCTTTTCTGATGAAATAAAAGAGATGGTTGCTATAAAAAACAAAATAGAAAGTTATATTGAGAATGAAATAGGCCTTAGAGTTCATGTGAATTTAGTAGAGCCTAAAAGTTTACCTCGAAGTGAAGGAAAAGCAGTTAGAGTTTTTGATAAAAGGGATTTACATTAA